The proteins below come from a single Desulfitobacterium metallireducens DSM 15288 genomic window:
- a CDS encoding aspartyl-phosphate phosphatase Spo0E family protein, with protein sequence MNSQIADLCRLIEEVREELIQLGANKPFTDPEVVKISQELDQLLNEYEFLRHDDRYEFERKWA encoded by the coding sequence GTGAATTCTCAAATTGCAGACTTATGCCGCTTAATTGAGGAAGTGCGTGAGGAACTAATTCAATTAGGTGCGAACAAACCCTTTACAGATCCAGAAGTTGTAAAGATTAGCCAAGAGTTAGATCAATTGCTGAATGAATATGAATTTCTGAGGCATGACGATAGATACGAATTTGAGCGTAAATGGGCTTGA